The genomic stretch cctgagttttggatctgtctgatttttggcTTGTATGGTGGATTTGAGGCGgtccaactgatggacggattagatttcaaaGAGCCTATGTGTTTTATGAGTGAGCttctgtaaaatccactccgtccatcaagtccTATCTCGACCTTTGGACCTCGGGAGGGCTATCATGtactttatctttcatcaaacccgttaatcaggatTAACCCACCATGACgaattgaaaatataaaaatcagacgatccaaatatcaggtgggccatcacgaGAGAACTAAGATGTTTAGTCATTAATTTCACATTTTAACGGCTGATCTTTTGAATGTACAGTTCGAATACTGGTTTCTATCTGATGGACAGAGCGTGTTTACATGGTGGGCCGGGGTAAAACAGGTAATTTATACGGTCCTACGTGAAGCAAGGACCATTTGAAACCCTGGCGCTTCCAACATCTTCAATGGTCCAGATTTCTCAGACGTgaaccatgatgtattgtttccCACGTGTCCTCTTGTCGATTGCTCGCGAGCCATCCATCCACGTAGAGCTCCGATAGTGGGGAGAGTTTCGCGGAAACTACAATCCCGAGGCAAGCACGCACAAACTGACCGCCGAAAACGACACGTGGCAAACCTTCCCTAGTCGAGCCTCCATCGTAGGAAATCGCTCCACCGCTCCCCAACTCCATATATACCAGAAACCGTCTCTCCGGAAATccatctctctgtctctctctctctttctctctcaggaaaaacaacaaaagaaaatggagaaaaacGCTACCCTAACCGGGCTCTTGAAGCAGGCCGCCGCGGAATTTCCGTCCCGGCGGGCGCTGTCACTTTCCGGCAAGTTCAATCTGACGCACGCCCGGCTGCAAGAGCTCATCGAAGAGGCCGCCTCCCGCCTCGTTGCCGCCGACGTCCGCACGGGCGACGTCGTCGCCCTCACCTTCCCGAATACCGTCGAGGTACGTCTCTCTTCAAAAGCTAGTCCTGTGGGGTACTTTCTTCATATGTTCATGCGGTTCGAACGGCATGGATCGCAGGATCCAGCTGCGTTCGATCTCGGTAGGGAGCAGATAAGCTCGGTACTCCGCCGGCTGGAAAACCGAGTTCTTTATATGTTAGTTTTCACCATTTACAACGCGGTGGGGATTCATCCATGCACGTGAAACTGATATATATACAgccatcctgaccgtccaaacCGTGGGTCCCTTAAAATCACACCGATCGAGCAATGACAACCATCCAATCATTGCCTATCAAAATGGACGGTTATAGTAAGATAAGTCGTCCAAGGTTGAACGGGAAAATCGAATGGTTATAGGAACGGGTACAGTTCTTATTTCTGTACAACTTGCCACGTGTACGGTCGATGAGTTACTCCACCATTTTGGGCTTTCTTTTAAACTCTTTTTTGAAATCGTCCGATGTTTCCCACCTGTTTTGAAACGGTAGTCCGCGGATTCCTGCTACGCTGCGCTCGAAGGCGCGGAAGCTATGACATTTGGGTACTCCGCGGTCTACCTAACCGGGAGACGTTTTCCTGATATGGTCATTTAAGACCACCGGTTCTCTTTTTTGGCGTTTTCCAACTTGCGAAACATATCGTCTTGAATTTTTTAGGCGAAAAATCGCgatatttttttcattaattcGGGATTATTTCTAACTGCGGCGATAAATTGACTGGCCTTCGTATTTTCTCGTGCATCAGTACGTGATAATGTTCTTAGCCGTGATCCGCGCCGGAGCCGTCGCTGCGCCGTTCAACGCGGCTTACACGTCGGAGGAGTACGAGTTCTACCTCTCCGATTCGGAATCCAAGCTCCTCCTCACCAACAAGGAAGGCAACGGCGCGGCTCAAGCCGCCGCCACCAAGCTCAACATCCCCCACGCCACCGCCACGCTCTCTCACCCCAGCAGCTCCATCGCGATTTCCCTGACTCCCGCCGACTCGACGCTCGACTCAGTCTCCCTACCCGCCAACGACCCGTCCGACGTGGCGCTGTTCCTCCACACCTCCGGCACCACGAGCCGCCCCAAGGGCGTCCCGCTGACTCAGCACAACCTCGCCGCGTCGGTCCAGAACATCAAATCGGTCTACAAACTCACTGAGTCGGACTCGACCGTCCTAGTCCTGCCTCTCTTTCACGTTCACGGCCTGCTAGCCGGCTTGCTCAGCTCCCTCGGCGCCGGAGCCGCTGTGACCCTCCCTGCCTCCGGTCGCTTCTCTGCCTCAACCTTCTGGGCCGACATGAAGGCGTACAGTGCCACGTGGTACACCGCAGTTCCCACCATCCACCAGATCCTCCTCGATCGCCATGTCATCAAGCCCGAGCCGGCCTACCCGAAGCTGCGGTTCATCAGGAGCTGCAGCGCGTCGCTGGCGCCGGCAATCCTGGCCCGGCTCGAGGATGCGTTCGGCGCGTCGGTGCTGGAGGCGTACGCCATGACGGAGGCGTCGCACCAGATGGCGTCGAACCCGCTGCCGGAGGACGGCCCCCACAAGCCAGGGTCTGTGGGGAAGCCGGTGGGCCTGGAGATGGCGGTGCTGGACGATAATGGCACTGTGCAGCCGGCGCAAGTTAGCGGAGAGGTGTGCATACGGGGTCCAAACGTAACAAAGGGGTACAGAAACAACCCCGAGGCGAACAAGGGGGCCTTCAGGTTCGGATGGTTCCACACAGGTGATTTGGGCTATCTGGACGCTGACGGATACCTCCATCTCGTCGGACGGATTAAGGAGCTCATCAATCGCGGAGGTGAAACGGCTAAAACCTCTTATCTTCGTCGTTTTCTGCTTTTTGGCCTTTTAGCACTTTTGGCCCTTCGTTGTGTTAGTTAGCCGTCTTTTTCGAATGGTATGTTTCCCAGACGTGATCATATACAGCCACCGGCCCCCGAGTTCGTTTTAGATGCGTCGCGAATCAGGCCAGACTGGACCCACATGCAGAGTGGTTGgatgatcaggaccatccatttTTTGTCTAGTACACTGGACGGGACACACAAGAAAAATGGATGCCCGCTTCTGATCATTCAACTAACTTTGAGTGTGGGGGGCACGTGGCGCGAAGTCGTGTGGGGGCAAGACGAACACACGTCTTTGTGGGGCTTTTTTTTTATACTTTATTTTCTGAAAGCCCCTTACCAGCGGTTGAAATGACGAAAATACCCTCGGATGGTGGTTACGTTTGCGTGTTATTGTGGCTGAAATCACTGTTCTCTTTCTCTAGAGGTTTGGTCTTTTCTTTTAGgtcttttttcttaaaaaaaataaaaaataataataaaacagtaCCTTAATGTTTGTTTTTGCATGATGGTACACCTTTTTCCCATAGACTGCACAAATTTCCTCATTAatttatattaattaattaatagaaGACTGTTTTTAGCAAACGATGAAAATCCCACTATAACGGAGGATATGATTCTCCAGACCGTTGATTATCACGACCTTATTTTGAAGTCAATTAAAAGGTACCTAATTGCAAAAACCGGATTAGCAAGTTTTGCTAAAACCCCTTTCTTTTTCCAATTACTTGCTCGTATGGACTGGGGATTaatcttttttcttgttttcttctctCAGGCGAGAAAATATCTCCAATAGAGGTGGACGCGGTTCTTTTGTCGCATCCGGACGTTGCGCAGGCCGTGGCTTTTGGCGTTCCCGACGACAAATACGGCGAAGAGGTGAGAATACATTTCCCAGCTTGGCCACGTCAACACAAGAATAAACTAGATaccgcaggtggggcccacctattggggATCAAGACCAAGTAAAAAATCCCAGCCGTTTAATCCCTGGCCCGCAATTTGATGGCTCAGAATGATACAGCACATTACCTTTCCCATCTAAAAGTAGACCCTAGGCTAGTGGCATCCACGTCAGCAATCTGGGCCAGAAGGATCATTATTTTTAATGATCTGGATCACTGTGCTGTGGGTCCCAACTTGAGAACTGAAAAGCCGAATATACTGGGCATCTGCTTTTGTCTGAAGATTGTATAATTCCAGACGTGGCTAGATCTGATTGGCCACATCGTAGTAAGAAATGGCCACGATCGAATACCGTAAAACCTCCTAGTATGCTTTACGTGGTCCCTCTCTGACAGCGTCAAATCCTGCCACGTCAGGTGGTTCTGGCTCACTGGATCGATCCggaccatcagatggacggtgatgGGGTATGATAGTTCGGCCCAATTACGATCACCGTACATTGGACTAATTCATTTGGTGGGGCTTCTCTTGAAAATGATCAGTCCCAAACGCCAATCCACTTATCAGATTGGTTACACGTGTGTTCTGGATTTCTACATGCATGTAGCCCGTGTGATGAATGGGTAGGCCTGATTATttaatgaatggatcagatcttgTGCCCATGTAATccagtgatgttttttttaaaaatagagaatcaaaattaTTTGGGTATTATTAACGagaaaatttatttcaattttgacTATAATTAGTTctgtatttatatttttaaaattttaaattatttttatcttattataataaaattaatatatttatatttttcctaatACGTCGtgaaaaacctaaacttgaaaatctccCGAGAAATTGAGATTTATCAGTATGCGGAGGGACATCGTCCGTGAGATTGCCTCACTGCTTTCGGCAATTTACGAAAAGTGCCCTTGTAACTGCGCGTAGACGAATTTTTTTGGAAGCCGACTTGTTTGCATCTCTGCCGTCCACCTGGATTgaacagggtggggtccacgattTGGTGATTGAGGTTGTGGCTCCTtatatcatggatggaccatactCGAAAGAATCTACTGAATAttgccatgcatgcatggtcaAGGAGGAGAAAAACGCTGGCAATCCAAATTCCACCCCATGAGTCATCtatgttggatggcttggatgactTAACGACGGCGCACATGAAGTCGTATTTCGTCTCTTTCTCTTTGTGCATGAGTGGGCATAACGAACCGGTGACGTTACCTGTAAACTGAAATGAAAGCATTGTGCGGTGGACCATAAAGTCCGCCACTCGATGGATGTTTGAACGACCGGAAGCTTCACTCGTGTAAACGATCCACACGTGTGCGCGATGAGGCAATCCCCACCGTCGCGAATTGCCTGCAGTCCTTGCTTCAAAGATCCCTTTAACCACAAGCtgcatggggcccactgcaatatttgtGTGACCTACAGAGAGTTTTTTACTTCTCTGCCTAAAGTCGTACGAGGAACGCCGCGCTTTTTCTTCTGGAGCCCAACTCACGTTATGCATATGTGAGACACGACTATCTTGGACCCTACTTTTTGTTATCACGCGCGTGCAGAGCCACGCCACCAAGCGTGCCTACCTGCTCGCCTGTACACGTGTCAGATCAAAAAGCGAATCTAGATTACACCATTTTTGCAGTATATACATCATACGATATCTTCGATCCAAAACCTGTGTTTGGATAAGCAATATTTCTGTTTGGCTTGACTGTTATTTGGATTGTGGGGAGCACCCAAACGCGGCCTTATTGCGATATTTATTTTGTTTGGTTTTGCTGACAGATTAATTGCGCGATCATACCGAGGGAAGGGTGTGAGATAGACGAGGCGGAGGTGCTGAGGTTCTGCAAGAAGAATCTGGCGTCGTTCAAGGTACCTAAGAAGGTCTTTATCACCGACTCCGTCCCCAAGACAGCCACGGGAAAGATCCAACGACGGATCGTAGCTGAGCATTTCCTCGCTCAAATCTCAGCCGCTAAAGTCCCCAAGTTCGGCGCTTAGATTATAAtgaagaaaaagacaaaaaaaaagggTGGAAGATGTTTGCTTTCGTGGATGTATTAGTGTTGGTAATGAAAATCATGACcgtaaataagaaaaagaaaatgattaatttcattaatttttttctcaaatgaCCATTTTACACTCGAAGAGAGATTTGTATGTGACCGACTTGGATGTTTGATGTACATCAGCTCTGTCTACCCATTACAAATGGGAGTTTCTTGTGTACCATTGAAGAAATGGAATATGGGTTGAATGGGATATACGATGTTCGACCCGTTTCAATTTCGGGCATTTCATTTCCACTTTTGCCTTTGGTCTGACCACTCGGGTTTTGGATCCGACTGGTTTTAGGATCGGTGAAActaatggatggatagatgtaAAACGAACATTGTGGTGGACCATGATTTTATTTTGACGTCTGGTAAATGGATTTTAATTGTTTGGAACATGATTTCTTTTTTAGGAAAATCGTACTGATTTGATTTCTTAACTCATTGTGGTTGGTGGACGTTTTATCAACGGCCAAAATTAAGAGCACACACGGATATTCGGATCTCtcgatcaatctgaaattttgaggatgacGTATCTGTCGTGgggaccacaatttggacagCTTAGTTTGAGCTCGTGACTGCTACGTGTACGTTTTCTAAAGTGCATGCGTGTCGACCACCTTTCTCTGTCAAAGGGGCAATCCACGCGCTTTCTTGGCACACTGCCGAGGAGGGAAggggattgtgtcctacccccgccaGCACGGGACTTACTCCTggcgtgttttatccacgccgtccatccattttaatggatcattttaagacacagcccaaaaaaggaggtagatacagtgctcatgtaggccacaccacatgaagtagggGTGATAATgacgccaccgttgaaaccttcctacggcccaccatgatatttatttaccatctaaactgttcataaatcatacagataagggaaaacacaaatatcagcttgatcaaaaacttttgtgattCCATAgagttttcaactgtaggcatcaATGTatactgtttactgtggtgtggaccacttgaaccTTATATCTATCTCTATTTTGGATTAATGACTTAAAATggtatgttaaaatggatggacggcgtggataaaacatatacatcatgatgggcccacatattcCCTCCCAAAACGACTCCGTCTCGGTGGGCAGGACTTATTAATTAGCTTCCGTCGAGAAAACCCGTCGCGTGCCGCCCAACCTTAACCTATATAgggtagcggattaggtgttacccgggtaacagctcagTGGGGCCTAaccgcgtggggcccacctgaatgttGTATACCTACgctgttttttcatctcattttaggatttgggtggaccataccacttgaAATAGTAATGaatataccattaaaaactttatgtgggccgaaaaagttttggattaatatgatttttttattattattatttttttttcatccaaatcttgttgacattatcaacgggttggattgtaaataaacattataaaaacCTACGAtaggccctttggaatttttaatggtgaggaactcaatcaccacggtttcctgtggtatggtccacctgagatttggatctggataattTTTGGTGCacagtcctaaaatgagctggagaaacggatggacggagtggatatacaacacagtgggcccgaCTTTAAGAGTAACACCCACTAATCTGTTAATCGGGTAACACAAAATCCGCTCCCCCTATATGGCCCATGTTGTAGGTctgacatccagtccgtccatcatctTCTCATCCTTTGTTAGCCGTCCATCTAAAAGATCAGATTGATATAAATGCTAAGATGGCCACACCAGTAGGAAGAGTAAAATTATACACCTCTTGCCGTGCATTAGTGGTAGATTTTATGGGATGATAATAAAATCTATAATTGGCATTCCATCCCCTTTGTTCCCTATGGTTGGGCCCAGTTGAGTTGTCGTTCAGGCTGATGTTTTGCCATGTGGCTGAAAATCAAGGGACCCACCCAATGGACGTACTGGATATCACCAACAGAACACGATGTCTACACAGCTTTATTGTTTAGTAACCATGCGTATCCGCCATTGGTGAGACACTGGGCCCTACCAAAACAATTCGATTCTTTGAGTGCAAGATCAGAATCTTGGGACCCACGAGATGTACATATAAAATCAACTCTGGCCTTCAGGTTGCACCATGACTCTAGTTCAACAATAAGCCAGGATccttaccctttttttttttttcttctacacacgcacgcacccgaggtgtagtggaatttcaccacctatgatacTCGAACTCTTCGCCAGGTGTTCAATAATAAGTCAGAtcctctttctattttttattttttattttaacacacACACCCCCGCACACTCACAcgggtggaatttcaccacctatggatactcaaacccttgaccgggtgatCCCTACTGTTACTAGGGTGGTAggctcccaggagtttcaacacccggtcaagggtttgagtatccataggtggtgaaatcccaccatggcttgaatgtgcgtgtgcgtgtgataaataattttctttaaaaaaaataaaaaaacttaagtggaccagacCCATGGGAACAATGGAAATAGGATGCCAACCAAAGGTTTGCTTTGGGGTTACCATGGTGTGTCTTTCATCAAACCCTTTTAATCAGGTCATAAGTCGACAGTATGAAGTGAAATTACCAAGATCAGCTCgatctaaaattcaggtgggccacatcactttaAACTCGAAGGTATTAGGACGATGTTTTGCATACACGTTTTAAATAATTGTTCCCGATTTACATAAAAAACCATCGTACTCTTGAGATGCCTCCAAGTTTTTTGTCTCATTGATTCCTTTGGAGCCTCTCATGAGTGCACACATGGCAAAGGCATGGTCCCCACACTCTTGAGCTGTCAATCAGACAATGCCACTGCTAGAATTATGAGTTACAGATGGCATTTGCAATGCCGGTTGCATGTGATAACGTGATGAGTCTATCCATTCGTTACCAACCAAATACCCATGCAAGGGTGAATTGTCTAGTGGTGGGCCGCGTTACCAGCTACAGTGATGtgtgttcatcatcattgtccgAAGCCAATCAAAGGGAGTTATGTGTAATCTAAATGAATTTGTATAGGTGTATTTGGAGATCTACAAGAATATATGAAAATATTCTACAATAGTATAATTAGAGCACATCAAGTGACACCACGATAGTGCTTTAAGTAGCTCATGAAAGAGCAATCATACATAAGTGATTACACGACAAATGGTAAGAGTAGAAGCAAAAAAGACTATGTAGCATCGAATAATTATAGTAACTGTCAGAATGTAAAAAAAATTTAGATGGACAAGATAACGTTATAAATAGTAGAGGAACTGGATAAGAAAATTTTATCTCATACGAACTCAATCAAacccaaatctatctttcaattatttgtCACTTTACATTCTTTAGTCTAATCACTCTATGGTTTTGCCAAATCAATTACATTTCCTAATGTAATCATTTACCTTTTGCTCGTTGTTTACATTCTATAATGTAATCCGTAGTATTAATCAAGTAACTGATAATCTtaactataatttgagtctaaGCTCATATGCTAGATTCGATTCCTCATTCGAGAAGGTGTTTCGCAGCCGTCCTTTACGAGCTATTGTAagaattcttttttcattttttttcctgcaTTGAAAAGTTTTTTCATACGAAAAGTAAATGTGTAACCCattatcagaggacgaaccctaccctTTAAATATCGCCTTAACATATTTACATATTGAGCAAGTGACTGAATAGGCAGTCAATCTCAATCATATATTATGTATATGCCAGTCTTGGTACTTGGGGTtatagttgttcagtttgaattgaccCGCAAATTCAATTTCTATCACACTTGCACTCATCATGTGACCAAATTACCGAAAACAACAAGCAATAATGTGATAGGGCAAAGTTTGGTagtcacaccatgatgtatgtctcataTCGACACCttctatccatttggcaagatcattttagggcatgagctaaaaatgaggtagatccaaacctcgGTGGACCATAACACATAAGTAGTGGGGACAACGAACTCctcttgaaaccttcttggagcttactatgatatttatttgctattCAATTTGTTGAGGGCGGAGGTAACTAGCCAGAGATAAGCGGACTCGAACCACTGACATCCGTCACAAGGTAAACCACCACCTGCTGAGCCTCCCCAATTAAGGTCATACGGACCAGGctaaagggaaaatataaatatcaacttatttGAAAACTTACATGGCCCTAAAGAAATTTCCATTGttggcgttcaattcccactattttttgtggtttgatctacttgagctttggatctactaaaattttttagctcatgtcctaaaatgattttgcaaaatggatggacggtgggtaTATAAGACATATATAATGTATGGCCTACAAAACTTTGCCATATCAACACattattaggggtgtacacgagtcgaaccgagtcgagcttggcacagctcaactcggcttggccactagctgaccccagcttgaactcgggtcggctcggtcctcgagcctgactagctcGGTTGGCTCGgatcggtcagcagctcaggccagttcaagccgagttcgagctacaatcgagccgagttcgcttgtgcagcattttcacaaacacatggattgtaCCTTCAAATTTTCACTATATAAAAACAACAGCAGAGATTTTgcagatatttcatcaaacaccttataggcaacatcaaaatcaagaaaaaatgatatttgtttcatatacataccttccttgccaccagccaacacttcgttaagtcatttcctcaaacacttggtgagcaacatcaatatcaaagtaatcgagtcatcgAAGTGGTTCGATCCTAGTCAAGTCAAccttgggcaagctcaaactcgatttgaaattttttcgagctcaaaaaatcagcccaaCCCGGCTTGAACTTAGTTTCtaaccaagttgaatcgagttttttcgagtcgagttgaaagaGCTAACCtaactaactcggttcgtgtacagccctacacaCTATGGAAGTCAGTGGTGTGGCACACAACTTTGCAGTATCAACGtaccatggaacttgatgacgtcaagcCATGGATGGTGGAACCGAGGGGAAGATCCAAAGTTTTGACGAAGATTTCCATTAGATCAGGATCCTAGCAGATCCAACTACGCTTTTATCTTCTTTATGGATGCCATGTAACCTTAGATACCGCACCACTCACCTGGTGGGCCACGCTTTTACTTTACCACTCACACGGTGGGCCATACTTGTCCTTTAATGCGCTTGAACATTCCTTCCCAATGTCCATTTCTTTAGTACACGTGTACAcctgaagcagattggctggtgtacctcacaacaGTCaggtagctgctgtattgacgtctgcaagttctgtgggtcttatcatgaaatatatattatatccaaaccattcatccatttggcgagatcgtcttaaggcttgagaggaaaaataagacagatctaattatcaagtggaccacactgaaaaaagccgTGGGGGATTGAGCatcaaccattgaaaccatttttggggtcaaaaaagttttggatcgatatgaaatttgtttttactcttggTTCTGGTACTTTTTACCTTATgagcatattggatggaaaataaacgttatggtgggccctacgaattttttgaTGGTGAAATCATTTtctttgctgctatttgtggtgtggtctggatgatctctggatatgatttatttttttgataatgctccaaaatgatctctaaaaatagatgaataatttagatataataaatacaacactGTGTAGCCCGTGTAACTTTCACGTCCTTTGAACcgttgtacaactcggagctggaggagcgttagtgctcgtcttcgcacaacacgaacctacagcagctatatagctggtgtatggtccacccccaatccgcttccgtgtacACATATTTATTATTTACTGTAATAGTGATTTATGAACACGGATCAGCTACTGACAGGCTGAGTATGCCAAtgaaatgacgtcaccaagttacgtgggtcccaccatgatgtatatggtatccactgttttctgtggcgtgctccattagagatttggatcgtactcattttttggctcatgctctaaaatgatctctccaaatggctggacggtgtgatacaaaacatatatcatggtgatcTACCGAActgggtgacgtcacttcggtagcgagtatcgctactcaacttgtcagtagttAATCCGCGTCCAGTACTCTGACtattgaagttacgtcaccacCGCCTTATAGGGCCTCACCTTGAAGTATGTACTGTATTCACACCGTGGATAAtgcaaagaatgagacagatctaaagctcgagtggggattgaacgtctaccaataAAAACGTCTTTCGGTTGCCAGTTtttgattaagatgatatttgtgttttcttttattCCGTGCCTTTgctaacttataaacaggttgggtttcaaataaacaacatggtggccccaggaaggtttcaatagtgggcgtcactgtcccgctgttttctatggtggggtctacttgaactttagatttatttcattttttgtataatgacctaaaatgatctctccatatgggTAGATTgtgtgatacaacacatacataatggtgggtcccaaaaaATACTGGATGGCGTATTGGGATATGTAAATCCAACACCTTTGGTACAAAATAAGTAAATTATTTACTCTATTGACTATTTTCAACGGTCCCTGTGGGAAGTGGACAGTAACTGTACGGAGTAGCCCTTTGCAAATTAATTACAGTTGCCCTATAAATGAAAAggggccacctcaatgtatatattatatatccgtGCCATTCATCTTTTTTCATAGCCTATTTTAGTCCAGGgtcctaaaattgaagcaggttcaaattttaagtggactacaacacaggaaacagaTGTAATTGACCATGCTGGTATACCTTCTGTAGGCCACAAatgttctggatcaagctgattttgatTTTTGGTTTCTCCATCCAGACAGGTCTATGCGACGTTAGGCCTTATGATCAGGGTCTCAACCACATTACTGGttctgtatgggccccaccacggaATGGATGTTGTCCATGCAATACATATTCCTAAAATCCATGATCAACGACAGTAAATATAGCAACGATCACCATGTGTCAGAGATCTGGGTCGTTCATCAAGTAGGGTACACTGTCGAACATGCCATTGGCAGAAAAAGAATATTGG from Magnolia sinica isolate HGM2019 chromosome 17, MsV1, whole genome shotgun sequence encodes the following:
- the LOC131231815 gene encoding probable CoA ligase CCL9, yielding MEKNATLTGLLKQAAAEFPSRRALSLSGKFNLTHARLQELIEEAASRLVAADVRTGDVVALTFPNTVEYVIMFLAVIRAGAVAAPFNAAYTSEEYEFYLSDSESKLLLTNKEGNGAAQAAATKLNIPHATATLSHPSSSIAISLTPADSTLDSVSLPANDPSDVALFLHTSGTTSRPKGVPLTQHNLAASVQNIKSVYKLTESDSTVLVLPLFHVHGLLAGLLSSLGAGAAVTLPASGRFSASTFWADMKAYSATWYTAVPTIHQILLDRHVIKPEPAYPKLRFIRSCSASLAPAILARLEDAFGASVLEAYAMTEASHQMASNPLPEDGPHKPGSVGKPVGLEMAVLDDNGTVQPAQVSGEVCIRGPNVTKGYRNNPEANKGAFRFGWFHTGDLGYLDADGYLHLVGRIKELINRGGEKISPIEVDAVLLSHPDVAQAVAFGVPDDKYGEEINCAIIPREGCEIDEAEVLRFCKKNLASFKVPKKVFITDSVPKTATGKIQRRIVAEHFLAQISAAKVPKFGA